The Dyella caseinilytica genome has a window encoding:
- a CDS encoding SDR family NAD(P)-dependent oxidoreductase, whose protein sequence is MSKIWLITGSARGLGRHLAEAVLAGGHRLVATARQTDKLQDLVDRYGDRIRTFALDVTDASAAQAAIDVAVSAFGRLDVLVNNAGFGHIAPFEQAAAEDFRAQIDTNFYGVVNLTRAALPVMRKQRSGHIFQISSVGGRLGMPGLSAYQAAKWAVGGFTEVLAKEAAPFGVKVTSVEPGGMRTGWGEIARGAIPDLLPDYEPSVGTISRMLSGHIGQEAGDPDKVAQVLLQLADHDATPEHLLLGSDAVHFFHLADEARRAEAERWRAVSLSTDVDSGVTLPEISLAREPMP, encoded by the coding sequence ATGTCTAAGATCTGGTTAATCACAGGTAGCGCCCGCGGCCTTGGCCGTCATCTTGCCGAGGCCGTTCTGGCCGGCGGCCATCGTCTGGTCGCCACGGCGCGGCAAACCGACAAACTGCAGGATCTGGTCGATCGCTACGGCGACCGCATCCGCACATTCGCACTCGATGTCACCGACGCATCGGCCGCACAGGCTGCCATTGATGTTGCGGTATCGGCCTTCGGCCGCCTCGATGTACTGGTCAACAACGCCGGCTTCGGCCATATCGCGCCGTTCGAGCAAGCTGCCGCCGAGGATTTCCGCGCGCAGATCGATACCAATTTTTATGGCGTGGTCAATCTCACCCGCGCTGCCTTGCCGGTGATGCGCAAACAGCGTTCCGGCCACATCTTCCAGATCTCTTCGGTGGGCGGCCGCCTCGGCATGCCTGGCCTTAGTGCCTATCAGGCGGCTAAATGGGCGGTAGGCGGCTTTACCGAAGTATTGGCGAAGGAAGCCGCGCCGTTCGGCGTCAAGGTCACGTCGGTGGAGCCGGGTGGCATGCGAACCGGTTGGGGCGAGATCGCCCGCGGCGCCATACCCGATCTGTTGCCCGACTACGAACCGTCGGTCGGCACGATAAGCCGCATGCTTTCCGGGCATATCGGCCAAGAAGCCGGTGACCCCGATAAGGTGGCGCAGGTGCTCCTGCAGCTCGCCGATCACGACGCCACGCCGGAACACCTGCTGCTCGGCAGCGACGCGGTGCATTTCTTTCATCTGGCGGATGAGGCACGCCGCGCCGAAGCCGAACGCTGGCGCGCGGTGAGCCTGTCCACCGACGTCGATAGCGGCGTGACGCTGCCGGAGATCTCATTGGCCAGGGAACCGATGCCATGA
- a CDS encoding SDR family oxidoreductase: MSRPWSIQSIPPQRGRLAVITGATGGIGFEAALALADAGADVVLTGRDDAKGDAALERIRALHPQATIRYAHLDLASLASVSAFADRFAQEHDALDLLINNGGVMVPPKRFTTADGFELQFGTNYLGHFALTHHLLPLLRKGRKPRVVNVSSLAHRQMAAIHFDDLQWQRRYHPWQAYAQSKLALLMFGLTLQRRSDALGWGLMSNTCHPGYARTGLQTSGPNLGKDKPQKFGSLLEPVLSQSAAEGAWPTLLAATSPDARGATYYGPQGLFGLKGPPGVSSIGKRARDQTVAERLWEVSEQLTGVRWPAAREAA; encoded by the coding sequence ATGAGCCGGCCCTGGTCGATCCAGAGCATTCCGCCACAACGCGGGCGCCTCGCCGTGATTACCGGCGCCACCGGCGGCATCGGTTTCGAGGCGGCGCTCGCGCTGGCTGACGCCGGTGCCGACGTGGTGCTGACCGGCCGCGACGATGCCAAGGGAGACGCCGCACTTGAGCGCATCCGCGCACTGCATCCGCAGGCGACGATCCGCTACGCGCATCTGGACCTGGCTAGCCTGGCTTCGGTATCCGCGTTTGCCGACCGATTTGCGCAGGAGCATGACGCACTTGATCTGTTGATCAACAACGGCGGCGTGATGGTACCGCCCAAGCGCTTCACTACGGCCGATGGTTTCGAATTGCAATTCGGCACCAACTATCTGGGCCATTTCGCCTTGACGCATCACCTGCTCCCGCTACTGCGCAAAGGGCGCAAACCACGCGTAGTGAACGTGAGCAGCCTTGCGCACCGTCAGATGGCGGCTATTCATTTCGATGACCTGCAATGGCAACGCCGCTACCATCCCTGGCAGGCCTATGCGCAATCCAAACTGGCCTTGCTGATGTTCGGTCTGACCTTGCAGCGCCGCAGTGACGCCCTGGGTTGGGGACTGATGAGCAATACCTGCCATCCTGGTTATGCGCGCACCGGATTGCAGACGTCCGGACCGAACCTGGGCAAAGACAAGCCACAAAAGTTCGGCAGCTTGCTGGAACCCGTCCTCTCGCAATCCGCCGCCGAGGGCGCATGGCCGACATTGCTTGCCGCCACCTCGCCCGATGCGCGCGGCGCCACCTATTACGGCCCGCAAGGATTGTTCGGGCTGAAAGGTCCTCCGGGCGTGAGCAGCATCGGTAAGCGCGCACGCGACCAGACCGTGGCGGAGCGCTTATGGGAGGTCTCCGAGCAACTGACCGGCGTGCGCTGGCCCGCTGCGCGCGAGGCGGCCTGA
- a CDS encoding integron integrase → MSYAGEVAGVAGISAPRLMDQVRARLRLRHYSLRTERAYLAWIRRFILANDKRHPREMGAVEVERFLSLLATEGQVAAGTQNQALSALLFLYREVLGMQLPWMESMVRAKRPQRVPVVLSRDEVTRLLALLEGRQALMASLLYGSGLRLMECVRLRVKDVDFACNEICVRDGKGGKDRHVPLPARLRQNLCQQVERVRLIHKHDLMEGVGEVWLPHALARKYPSASRELGWQYVFPATRLSQDPRDGTWRRHHIDEASLQRAVKRARMRAAIVKPATCHTLRHSFATHLLESGHDIRTIQELLGHKDVTTTQIYTHVLNRGGLGVLSPLDH, encoded by the coding sequence ATGAGTTATGCGGGCGAAGTTGCCGGTGTAGCAGGGATTAGCGCTCCACGCTTGATGGATCAGGTAAGGGCGCGTCTGCGGTTAAGGCATTACAGCCTGCGCACCGAGCGGGCGTATTTGGCGTGGATACGTCGTTTCATTCTCGCCAACGACAAACGTCATCCGCGCGAGATGGGAGCGGTTGAGGTGGAGCGGTTTCTCAGCTTGCTGGCTACAGAAGGCCAAGTGGCGGCGGGGACGCAGAATCAGGCGCTTTCGGCCCTGCTCTTTCTTTACCGTGAGGTGCTTGGCATGCAGCTTCCTTGGATGGAAAGCATGGTGAGGGCCAAGCGTCCGCAACGTGTTCCCGTTGTCCTGTCGCGCGATGAGGTCACACGGCTGCTTGCGCTGCTCGAAGGGCGGCAGGCATTGATGGCATCGCTGTTGTACGGGTCTGGGTTGCGGTTGATGGAGTGTGTGCGCTTGCGAGTCAAGGATGTCGACTTTGCATGCAATGAAATCTGCGTGCGTGATGGCAAAGGCGGTAAGGATCGTCATGTGCCACTGCCGGCGCGCCTGCGCCAGAATCTGTGTCAGCAGGTTGAACGCGTGCGGCTTATCCACAAGCATGATCTGATGGAGGGAGTCGGCGAGGTCTGGCTCCCGCACGCGCTTGCACGCAAGTATCCTTCGGCATCGCGTGAGTTGGGTTGGCAATATGTCTTTCCAGCAACCCGCTTATCGCAAGATCCGCGCGACGGTACCTGGCGACGCCATCATATCGATGAGGCATCGTTGCAACGCGCTGTCAAAAGGGCGCGTATGAGAGCGGCCATCGTCAAACCAGCCACGTGTCACACGTTGCGGCACTCGTTTGCCACGCATCTATTGGAGTCCGGTCACGATATTCGCACCATCCAGGAGTTGCTGGGCCATAAGGATGTGACTACCACGCAGATCTATACCCATGTACTGAATCGCGGCGGCTTGGGTGTGCTGAGTCCGTTAGACCATTGA
- a CDS encoding DUF4262 domain-containing protein → MDTDEEKALADIFEYGCHVLHVLAEGNLPPFTYTVGVERTSSAPEIVVIGLKQPIAHSVVNEYNRRVRLGERFSPGQFASGFVGGFDCQFREVHRSHYHEYFGWDIWLYGGTEFRVLQLVYPTTDGIWPWDQEASKWFAAWQPLLDIEAAAVAR, encoded by the coding sequence ATGGATACTGATGAAGAAAAAGCTTTGGCAGACATATTCGAATACGGTTGTCATGTGCTGCATGTTCTTGCCGAGGGCAACCTTCCGCCTTTCACCTACACAGTCGGCGTAGAGCGCACATCTTCCGCCCCAGAAATTGTCGTCATCGGCCTCAAACAGCCCATCGCCCATTCTGTGGTTAACGAATACAACCGGCGTGTTCGGTTGGGCGAGCGATTTAGCCCGGGGCAGTTCGCTTCCGGCTTTGTCGGAGGCTTCGATTGCCAGTTTCGTGAGGTACATCGTTCGCACTATCACGAGTATTTCGGCTGGGACATTTGGTTGTATGGAGGCACAGAATTTCGCGTACTCCAACTCGTCTATCCCACGACCGACGGAATCTGGCCCTGGGATCAAGAGGCAAGTAAGTGGTTTGCGGCTTGGCAGCCTCTTCTAGACATTGAGGCCGCTGCAGTTGCCCGCTAA
- a CDS encoding DUF1801 domain-containing protein: MSIDEQIKEYIATQPEPKRSDMKELHRIILNVMPKCRLWFLDGKDDSGKTVSNPNIGYGTQMIKNASGNAREFYQIGISANTTGISVYILGIEDRKYLAQAYGKDIGKAKVTGYCIKFKALSDIRIGALKAAIQYGIDQTTI, from the coding sequence ATGAGCATTGACGAACAAATCAAAGAATATATCGCTACTCAGCCTGAGCCAAAACGCAGCGATATGAAGGAATTGCACCGCATCATTCTGAATGTAATGCCGAAGTGCAGATTGTGGTTCCTGGATGGCAAAGACGATTCAGGTAAAACCGTTTCTAACCCTAATATAGGGTACGGAACTCAGATGATTAAGAATGCCAGCGGAAATGCCAGAGAGTTCTACCAGATTGGCATCAGTGCAAACACAACCGGAATTTCCGTCTACATCCTTGGAATCGAAGACAGGAAATACTTAGCGCAGGCATATGGAAAAGACATCGGTAAGGCAAAAGTAACTGGGTATTGCATTAAATTCAAAGCGCTGAGCGATATAAGGATAGGGGCACTTAAAGCAGCAATACAATATGGCATTGATCAGACAACCATCTAG